In the Pseudomonas orientalis genome, one interval contains:
- a CDS encoding alginate biosynthesis protein Alg44, giving the protein MNSQVNANVVHESEAQRQHARVKIPAKLRFFNSDRTPTEAKVIDLSAGGLAFTATQPLTIGQVHKGRLQFVIDNLGLAMDVELQIRSYDRQTGRTGCQFQNLDAQDISTLRHLITSHLSGDIVTMGDVLATLQRDNFTKARKVKDGGSGMTAFGRLRAVTFSLAIFLVGLAAFGFVFKSLYGMYFVSHAQAGLVSVPGMNVTMPRDGTVQSLLKGDAVAAKGAPLATFSTSMLDVLKGHLDEDQLQPAKVEELFGKQMTGTLTSPCDCVVAQQLVADGQYASKGDVIFQLVPRGSQANVEARFSYRQFGDVRPGTPVSFQVADEEQVRTGTIVSSTSLNSADLSSDIRVQIKPDAPLDSTYAGRPVEVTSDRGPSLNWLIDKAMAHGL; this is encoded by the coding sequence ATGAACAGCCAAGTAAACGCCAACGTTGTCCACGAATCCGAAGCCCAGCGCCAGCACGCCCGGGTCAAAATCCCGGCCAAGCTGCGCTTCTTCAACAGCGACCGCACGCCGACCGAAGCCAAGGTCATCGACCTGTCCGCAGGCGGCCTGGCCTTCACCGCCACGCAGCCGTTGACCATCGGCCAGGTGCACAAGGGTCGCCTGCAGTTCGTCATCGATAACCTTGGCCTGGCGATGGACGTGGAGCTGCAGATCCGCTCCTACGACCGCCAGACCGGCCGCACCGGATGCCAGTTCCAGAACCTCGATGCCCAGGATATCTCCACCCTGCGCCACCTGATCACGTCGCACTTGTCCGGCGACATCGTGACCATGGGCGACGTGCTGGCTACCCTGCAACGCGACAACTTCACCAAGGCGCGCAAGGTCAAGGACGGCGGCAGCGGCATGACCGCGTTCGGGCGTCTGCGCGCCGTGACCTTCAGCCTGGCGATTTTCCTGGTGGGCCTGGCCGCCTTCGGCTTTGTGTTCAAATCGCTGTACGGCATGTATTTCGTCAGCCACGCCCAGGCCGGCCTGGTGAGCGTACCCGGCATGAACGTAACCATGCCGCGCGACGGCACCGTGCAAAGCCTGCTCAAGGGTGACGCGGTAGCGGCCAAAGGCGCGCCACTGGCAACCTTCAGCACCAGCATGCTCGACGTGCTCAAGGGCCACCTGGACGAAGACCAGCTGCAACCGGCCAAGGTTGAAGAGCTGTTCGGCAAGCAGATGACCGGCACCCTGACCTCGCCGTGCGATTGCGTGGTCGCCCAGCAACTGGTCGCCGACGGCCAGTACGCCAGCAAGGGCGATGTGATCTTCCAACTGGTGCCGCGTGGCAGCCAGGCCAATGTGGAAGCCCGCTTCAGCTATCGCCAGTTCGGTGACGTGCGCCCAGGTACGCCGGTGAGCTTCCAGGTCGCCGACGAAGAACAGGTGCGCACCGGCACCATCGTCAGCAGCACCAGCTTGAACAGCGCCGACCTGTCCTCCGACATCCGCGTGCAGATCAAGCCGGACGCCCCGCTGGACAGCACCTACGCCGGCCGCCCGGTGGAAGTCACCAGCGACCGTGGTCCTTCGCTGAACTGGCTGATCGATAAAGCCATGGCTCACGGTCTGTAA
- the alg8 gene encoding mannuronan synthase, with amino-acid sequence MSKLKHVLLQAAGWLLFLSLLMGLALLLPASTFDSQSKNFIFLIGAVGIWRYSMGATHFFRGMLFLYVVYPHLRRKVRKLGKAADPSHVFLMVTSFRIDALTTAQVYSSVIREAIECGFPTTVVCSLVEMSDELLVKSLWEKMNPPAHVKLDFVRIAGTGKRDGLAFGFRAISRHLPDDRAVVAVIDGDTVLAEGVVRKTVPWFQLFGNVGGLTTNEFCEVRGGYIMSEWHKLRFAQRHINMCSMALSKRVLTMTGRMSVFRASVVTDPGFIADVESDSLQHWRLGRFKFLTGDDKSSWFSLMRLGYDTFYVPDAAINTVEHPPEKSFIKASRKLMFRWYGNNLRQNSRALGLGVRRLGLFTSVVLFDQRVSMWTSLLGLTVAIIATFKYGGAFILAYLLWIGITRLILTLLLSCSGHKIGPAYPLILYYNQIMGALVKIYVFFRLDQQSWTRQDTKLTRDLASFQRWFNTWSSRTMTFSAGSIFVAVLLMMV; translated from the coding sequence ATGTCCAAGTTAAAACATGTATTGCTGCAAGCCGCCGGCTGGCTGTTGTTTCTCAGCCTGCTGATGGGACTCGCCCTGCTGTTGCCGGCGAGCACCTTCGATTCGCAATCGAAGAACTTTATTTTCCTGATTGGCGCCGTGGGTATCTGGCGCTACTCGATGGGTGCAACGCATTTCTTTCGCGGCATGCTGTTCCTGTACGTGGTGTACCCGCACCTGCGCCGCAAAGTGCGCAAGCTGGGCAAGGCCGCCGACCCCTCCCATGTGTTCCTGATGGTCACCAGCTTCAGGATCGACGCGCTGACCACTGCGCAGGTCTACAGCTCGGTGATTCGTGAAGCCATCGAGTGCGGTTTTCCCACCACCGTGGTCTGCTCGCTGGTGGAAATGTCCGATGAACTGCTGGTCAAGAGCCTCTGGGAAAAAATGAACCCACCGGCTCACGTCAAGCTCGACTTCGTGCGCATCGCCGGTACCGGCAAGCGTGACGGCCTGGCCTTCGGTTTCCGCGCCATCTCGCGCCACCTGCCGGATGACCGCGCCGTGGTGGCCGTGATCGATGGCGACACCGTGCTCGCCGAGGGCGTGGTGCGCAAGACCGTGCCGTGGTTCCAGCTGTTCGGCAATGTCGGCGGCCTGACCACCAACGAATTCTGCGAAGTGCGTGGCGGCTACATCATGAGCGAGTGGCACAAACTGCGCTTCGCCCAGCGCCACATCAACATGTGCTCCATGGCCCTGTCCAAGCGCGTGCTGACCATGACCGGGCGTATGTCGGTGTTTCGCGCCAGCGTGGTGACTGACCCGGGCTTTATCGCCGACGTGGAAAGCGACTCGCTGCAACACTGGCGCCTGGGCCGCTTCAAGTTCCTCACCGGTGATGACAAGTCCAGCTGGTTCAGCCTGATGCGCCTGGGCTACGACACCTTCTACGTGCCGGATGCCGCGATCAACACCGTGGAACACCCGCCGGAAAAGAGCTTTATCAAGGCCAGCCGCAAACTGATGTTCCGCTGGTACGGCAACAACCTGCGCCAGAACTCCCGCGCCCTGGGCCTGGGTGTACGCCGCCTGGGTCTGTTCACCAGCGTGGTGCTGTTCGACCAGCGCGTGTCGATGTGGACCTCCCTGCTCGGCCTGACCGTGGCGATCATCGCCACCTTCAAGTACGGCGGCGCGTTCATCCTCGCGTACCTGCTGTGGATCGGCATCACCCGCCTGATCCTGACCCTGCTGCTGTCGTGCTCCGGCCACAAGATCGGCCCGGCCTACCCGCTGATTCTCTATTACAACCAGATCATGGGCGCGCTGGTGAAGATCTACGTGTTCTTCCGCCTTGATCAACAGTCCTGGACCCGCCAGGACACCAAACTGACCCGCGATTTGGCCAGCTTTCAACGTTGGTTCAACACCTGGTCGTCTCGGACCATGACCTTCTCCGCCGGCAGCATCTTCGTTGCCGTGTTGCTGATGATGGTCTGA
- a CDS encoding nucleotide sugar dehydrogenase → MRISIFGLGYVGAVCAGCLSARGHEVVGVDISKEKIDLINAGKSPIVEPGLGELLSQGIQTGRLRGTTNFAEAIRDTDLSMICVGTPSKKNGDLELNYIESVCREIGFVLRDKTTRHTIVVRSTVLPGTVANVVIPILEDCSGKKAGVDFGVAVNPEFLRESTAIADYDLPPMTVIGEFDTASGDVLQSLYEELDAPIIRKDIAVAEMIKYTCNVWHATKVTFANEIGNIAKAVGVDGREVMDVVCQDKTLNLSQYYMRPGFAFGGSCLPKDVRALTYRAGSLDVEAPLLNSLMRSNESQVQNAFDIVSSHDKRKVALLGLSFKAGTDDLRESPLVELAEMLIGKGYDLSIYDSNVEYARVHGANKDYIEGKIPHVSSLLNSDFDDVINNSDVIILGNRDEKFRALAHNAPEGKQVVDLVGFMSKATSVSGRTEGICW, encoded by the coding sequence ATGCGCATCAGCATATTTGGTTTGGGTTACGTTGGCGCCGTGTGTGCCGGTTGCCTGTCTGCCCGCGGCCACGAAGTGGTCGGCGTAGACATCTCCAAGGAAAAGATCGACCTGATCAACGCCGGTAAATCGCCGATCGTTGAACCGGGTCTGGGCGAGCTGTTGAGCCAGGGTATCCAGACCGGCCGACTGCGTGGCACCACCAACTTCGCCGAAGCCATCCGCGATACCGACCTGTCGATGATTTGCGTGGGCACGCCGAGCAAGAAAAACGGCGACCTGGAACTCAACTACATCGAATCGGTATGCCGCGAGATCGGTTTTGTCCTGCGCGACAAGACTACCCGCCACACTATCGTGGTGCGCAGCACCGTACTGCCGGGCACCGTGGCCAATGTGGTCATCCCGATCCTCGAAGACTGCTCCGGCAAGAAAGCCGGCGTCGACTTCGGCGTGGCGGTCAACCCGGAATTCCTGCGTGAATCCACCGCCATCGCTGACTACGACCTGCCACCGATGACCGTTATTGGCGAATTCGACACCGCCTCCGGCGATGTCCTGCAGTCGCTCTACGAAGAACTCGACGCGCCGATCATCCGCAAGGACATCGCCGTTGCCGAGATGATCAAGTACACCTGCAACGTGTGGCACGCCACCAAAGTCACCTTCGCCAACGAGATCGGCAACATCGCCAAAGCCGTCGGCGTCGATGGCCGTGAAGTGATGGACGTAGTGTGCCAGGACAAGACCCTCAACCTGTCCCAGTACTACATGCGCCCGGGTTTCGCTTTCGGCGGCTCGTGCCTGCCCAAAGACGTGCGTGCCCTGACCTACCGCGCCGGTTCCCTGGACGTGGAAGCGCCGCTGCTCAACTCGCTGATGCGCAGCAACGAGTCCCAGGTACAGAACGCCTTCGACATCGTCTCCAGCCACGACAAGCGCAAAGTCGCCCTGCTGGGCCTGAGCTTCAAGGCCGGTACCGACGACCTGCGTGAAAGCCCGTTGGTAGAGCTGGCGGAAATGCTGATCGGCAAGGGCTACGACCTGAGCATCTACGACAGCAACGTCGAATACGCCCGCGTGCACGGTGCGAACAAGGACTACATCGAAGGCAAGATCCCCCACGTGTCGTCCCTGCTCAACTCGGATTTCGATGATGTGATCAACAACTCCGACGTGATCATCCTCGGTAACCGTGACGAGAAGTTCCGCGCCCTGGCGCACAACGCGCCGGAAGGCAAGCAAGTGGTCGACCTGGTGGGCTTCATGTCCAAGGCCACCAGCGTGAGCGGCCGTACTGAAGGTATTTGCTGGTAA
- the yaaA gene encoding peroxide stress protein YaaA, translated as MLMVISPAKTLDFESPPVTARFTQPQYLDHSQELIEQLRELSPAQISELMHVSDKIGGLNAARFGSWTPTFTPANAKQALLAFKGDVYTGLNAETFSEADFSYAQDHLRMLSGLYGLLRPLDLMMPYRLEMGTKLANARGKDLYAFWGTRISEWLNEALAAQGDEVLLNLASNEYFSAIKRTALKARIINTEFKDLKNGQYKIISFYAKKARGMMSRFVIEERINDPARLKQFDVQGYRFNAEQSKPDNLVFLRDHAPE; from the coding sequence ATGCTGATGGTGATTTCCCCCGCCAAAACCCTCGATTTCGAGTCACCGCCGGTCACTGCGCGCTTCACCCAGCCGCAGTACCTGGACCATTCCCAGGAACTGATCGAGCAACTGCGCGAACTGAGCCCGGCGCAAATCAGCGAGTTGATGCACGTCTCCGACAAGATCGGCGGCCTCAACGCCGCGCGTTTCGGCAGTTGGACCCCAACCTTCACCCCGGCGAACGCCAAGCAGGCGCTGCTGGCGTTCAAGGGCGACGTGTATACCGGCCTGAATGCCGAGACCTTCAGCGAGGCCGATTTCAGCTATGCCCAGGACCACCTGCGCATGCTCTCGGGCCTGTACGGCCTGTTGCGCCCGCTGGATTTGATGATGCCGTATCGCCTGGAGATGGGCACCAAGCTGGCCAATGCCCGTGGCAAGGACCTCTATGCCTTCTGGGGCACCCGCATCAGCGAGTGGTTGAATGAAGCACTGGCCGCGCAAGGCGACGAGGTGCTGCTCAACCTGGCTTCCAACGAGTACTTCTCGGCGATCAAGCGCACGGCGCTGAAGGCGCGGATCATCAACACCGAGTTCAAGGACCTGAAGAACGGCCAGTACAAGATCATCAGCTTCTATGCGAAAAAAGCCCGGGGCATGATGAGTCGGTTTGTGATTGAAGAACGTATCAACGATCCGGCCAGGCTCAAGCAGTTCGATGTGCAGGGTTATCGCTTCAATGCGGAGCAATCCAAGCCGGACAACCTGGTGTTTTTGCGCGATCACGCACCGGAATAA
- a CDS encoding MFS transporter, producing MDTVKYRWLVLAIVSIALLLVAIDMTVLYIALPTLTHELQASTNEKLWIVNIYPLVVAGLLLGAGTLGDRVGHQRLFIIGLLIFGGASLLAAFSPTAAVLIFARALLGIGAAAMMPATLAIISLSFEDDRERSLAIGIWAAVASGGAAAGPLLGGALLEYFWWGSVFLINVPIVVVACLLTLCLIKNVRNASARPWDLIASLQIMVVLISFAYLIKEFSKQQPSMMDAALALLLCLAFAWFFARRQRASEHPLIDMQVFSNPAFSSAVIAGLVVAGCLMGINLVLSQRLQLVLGLTPLQTGLYFLPLSLGAIVGSPLSGWLLPRFRSDRFLSSILVVYAIGIGLFMISFSYAIYLQLACLFLLGACVGASMAAASNTIMDAAPPERAGMAASIEEISYELGGGLGIAIMGSLMAAVYSRTLVVPADTVSPQLARDGIDSAILLTEQMPGSAGESLMVNARLAFENSVFSVMAAAIVFLLLAAALVTFNCRRGLTSES from the coding sequence ATGGATACGGTAAAGTACAGGTGGCTGGTGCTTGCAATTGTTTCTATTGCATTGCTCTTAGTCGCAATTGACATGACGGTGTTGTATATCGCTCTGCCGACATTGACCCACGAACTCCAAGCGTCCACAAATGAAAAACTGTGGATTGTGAATATCTATCCGTTAGTCGTAGCGGGTCTCTTGCTAGGCGCAGGGACCCTGGGGGACAGGGTGGGTCACCAACGGCTGTTTATCATCGGGCTGCTGATTTTTGGAGGGGCCTCGCTGTTAGCCGCTTTTTCTCCTACGGCTGCTGTTCTGATTTTTGCTCGTGCTCTTCTCGGTATTGGGGCGGCGGCAATGATGCCCGCAACATTAGCCATTATTAGTTTGTCTTTTGAGGATGACAGGGAGCGTTCCCTCGCCATCGGTATTTGGGCTGCAGTGGCTTCGGGCGGAGCGGCGGCAGGTCCATTACTGGGTGGCGCACTGTTGGAGTATTTTTGGTGGGGATCAGTATTTCTGATCAACGTTCCAATTGTGGTAGTGGCGTGCCTCTTGACGCTATGCCTGATAAAGAATGTGCGCAATGCGTCCGCTCGACCATGGGACCTGATCGCATCGCTGCAAATAATGGTGGTTTTGATCAGCTTTGCTTACCTGATCAAAGAGTTTTCAAAGCAACAACCTTCAATGATGGATGCGGCATTGGCTTTGCTTCTTTGCCTGGCTTTTGCATGGTTTTTCGCCAGGCGTCAGCGGGCGAGCGAGCATCCTCTGATTGATATGCAGGTCTTTAGCAACCCGGCTTTTTCTTCGGCGGTTATAGCAGGGTTGGTAGTAGCAGGGTGCCTGATGGGTATTAACCTGGTTCTGAGCCAGAGACTCCAACTTGTCTTGGGGCTCACGCCCCTGCAAACGGGACTTTATTTCCTGCCGTTGTCGCTGGGGGCTATCGTCGGTAGTCCGCTCAGTGGATGGCTCCTGCCGCGCTTTCGAAGCGACCGCTTCCTCTCGTCGATACTGGTCGTATATGCCATCGGCATAGGGCTGTTCATGATCAGCTTTTCCTATGCAATATATCTGCAGCTGGCGTGTTTGTTTCTGCTCGGGGCTTGTGTAGGTGCCAGCATGGCTGCGGCGTCGAATACCATCATGGACGCTGCGCCTCCAGAGCGCGCCGGGATGGCCGCCTCAATTGAAGAAATCTCATATGAGCTTGGAGGGGGGCTTGGGATTGCGATAATGGGCAGCCTGATGGCGGCAGTTTACAGTCGAACGCTCGTTGTCCCGGCGGATACGGTCAGCCCGCAGTTGGCAAGAGACGGAATTGACAGTGCAATTCTGCTAACAGAGCAGATGCCTGGCTCAGCAGGTGAGTCCTTGATGGTCAATGCAAGATTGGCTTTTGAAAACTCGGTATTCTCAGTAATGGCGGCCGCGATTGTCTTTCTATTGTTGGCCGCTGCATTAGTAACTTTCAATTGCCGTCGAGGCCTTACGTCAGAAAGTTAA
- a CDS encoding condensation domain-containing protein — MRLLLGQLYDVSTTLEIEKHCVGDVLVPTSRLDADALSGAVNYLLHKFPTLRASFISKNDELSMRFCDPCDLLADRMFQVRPAARHPLELRDQLVSYIDEVRASMSLDQPPLLRYCLFDAQCASEQRLVIIFNHLVCDGISSRIIWRELSRAYKSLLAGKALEAEPCATYQIFAQELLDRHRQLAPEPSVGIPFEPGSGLLDKLTYGLACTCTVAEVVRKERRICGADLSAVRAHAAEAGIGLSDFLLACWVQSLAKVQSTGNVGLLMWVSPHFVGDWATPVTDLVGSVSFPLPVTFSLDRHRSFTKTLQSVDEELRRGLSNAEDFAARYFGGEKQSAPTVLPCIGFNFVSDQRPGASLIGYELAPEGIHIERLSQEPFELALGLDIELYGQQMHVSLSATPRVAARLSMDELIEDLLTSFEKTACET; from the coding sequence ATGCGTTTGCTTCTGGGTCAGTTGTACGACGTTAGTACTACTCTGGAAATTGAAAAGCATTGTGTGGGAGATGTTCTGGTTCCGACTTCTCGCCTGGATGCAGACGCGCTGAGTGGCGCTGTTAACTATCTTTTACATAAATTTCCGACCTTGCGCGCGTCGTTCATCTCTAAAAATGACGAGTTAAGCATGCGCTTCTGTGATCCTTGCGACCTATTAGCAGATCGCATGTTTCAAGTGCGCCCAGCTGCACGCCACCCCTTGGAACTACGCGATCAGTTGGTCAGTTATATCGATGAAGTGCGGGCTTCGATGTCTTTGGACCAACCGCCGCTTTTGCGTTATTGCCTGTTCGATGCGCAGTGCGCAAGCGAACAGCGGCTAGTCATCATTTTTAATCACCTGGTATGTGATGGCATCTCCAGTCGTATTATCTGGCGTGAGCTGTCCCGAGCCTATAAGTCGTTACTGGCAGGCAAAGCCCTGGAGGCCGAGCCTTGCGCGACCTATCAAATTTTTGCCCAAGAGCTTCTGGACAGACACAGGCAACTAGCTCCTGAGCCGTCTGTCGGCATCCCTTTTGAACCTGGCTCAGGTTTATTGGACAAGCTTACCTATGGTCTGGCTTGCACCTGCACGGTGGCTGAAGTGGTTAGAAAAGAGCGGCGAATATGCGGAGCTGACTTATCAGCGGTGCGCGCCCATGCGGCTGAGGCTGGAATCGGCTTGTCCGATTTTTTACTGGCGTGTTGGGTACAGTCTTTGGCCAAGGTCCAGAGCACTGGAAATGTCGGGTTGCTAATGTGGGTCAGTCCCCATTTTGTCGGTGATTGGGCGACGCCTGTCACGGATTTGGTGGGCTCGGTCTCCTTCCCTCTGCCGGTCACCTTTTCCTTGGACCGTCATCGTTCGTTCACAAAGACGCTTCAATCGGTAGACGAAGAGCTCCGGAGAGGGCTGTCAAACGCGGAAGATTTCGCCGCGCGCTATTTTGGAGGTGAGAAGCAGTCGGCGCCGACTGTCTTGCCTTGCATCGGATTCAATTTTGTATCCGACCAACGTCCCGGTGCCTCGTTAATTGGTTACGAGCTAGCGCCTGAGGGCATCCATATTGAGCGCCTTTCACAGGAGCCATTCGAGCTGGCATTGGGGCTGGACATTGAACTCTATGGGCAGCAGATGCACGTCTCATTAAGTGCGACACCTCGTGTTGCTGCGCGGTTATCAATGGATGAACTGATCGAAGACCTATTGACCTCATTTGAAAAAACGGCCTGCGAAACTTGA